From the genome of Gammaproteobacteria bacterium:
CAGACGTATAGGTGTGTTGGCGACCATGGGCGACGACACGACGGTCACTAGCTGACAGGCTGGCCGCCCATAAACGGCCCGTGGCCCCGAAACCAATGATGTGAATGAGACTGTTGGCGACTTTTTGGCCCATTGCGGTGCGTTGTTTCATGGGAACTGGAAAGATAATAAACCATTGGCGCCTTAAATGCGTCATTAGGCGAGCTTATCAGTAATTTTAATGAGCAATCAGTGGTGTTTAGGAATGTGGTTTGAGATAATCAGCGATTTCCCGGATAGAGATTGTGCTTCGCCATGCAGCTTGCTAAAAAGGACAGAACTGAATTCAACAAACTGCAAAAGCGATTGCGTCGGAATGTCGGCAAGGCGATTGCGGATTTCAACATGATTGAAGACGGCGACCGGGTGATGGTATGCCTGTCAGGCGGCAAGGACAGCTACACCATGCTGGATATTTTGTTAAATCTCCAGCAAAGCGCACCGGTCAACTTTGAGCTGTTTGCGGTCAACCTTGATCAAAAGCAGCCGGGGTTTCCTGAGCATGTGTTGCCGGAGTATCTCGAAAGTCGCGGCGTGCCTTACCATATCATTGAAGAGGACACCTATTCTGTAGTGCAGCGGGTGATACCAGAAGGCAAAACCACATGCAGTCTATGTTCTCGGTTGCGACGCGGTATTCTGTATGGGTTCGCGGCGGAGCATGGTTTTAATAAGATTGCTTTGGGCCACCATCGTGAAGACATTATTGAAACCCTATTTCTGAATATGTTCTATGGCGGGAAATTAAAAGCCATGCCCCCTAAATTGCGCAGTGACGATGGACGGCATATTGTCATACGGCCTCTGGCATACTGCGCCGAAAAAGACATTGCACGGTTTGCGGAATACAAACAGTTCCCGATCATTCCGTGCAATTTATGCGGCAGTCAGGACAACTTGCAACGAAAGTTTATTAAGGCGATGCTGGCGCAATGGGACAAAGAGCAACCCGGCCGGATCGAAAATATCTTCAAGGCCATTCAAAATGTTGCGCCCTCGCATCTGGCTGATCGTCGATTGTTTGATTTCGGGGGCTTGAGGCCGCTTGAACCGGTTCAAGGTGTAGAATTTGTCGAGGTCACATAGATGAGACAGTTTCACCTTGTTGTGTAACACCAGAGTGTTCTGGGCAATTTTTTGACAACGTTAAGGAAAGGAAGATGAAAAAAGTACTTACCATTGGAATCCCCGCAGTATTGGTTGTGGCCGGACTTGCTGGTCCGAAAATGACTGGCTCGGTGATGGAAAATAATCTTGATCGGACGTTTGAGCGTGCTGCCGAATCAGGCCTGCTCACTTTTCGCAAGAAACGTTTCGAGCCGGGTTATTTTCACTCGGAAGGGGAATGGGAAATAGGACCGGGCCCAGCCTTACAAGCCGCGATGTCTCTCGCGGGCAAGGACGGCGAACGACTATTGTCCTTCAAAGCAACCATTGAAAATGGTCCATTGCTTTTGGATGACGGTCTGGGCTTTGGAATTGGAAAGGTTACGTTTGAGCCAATTTTTGATGCAAAGCAACAAGCGGAGCTGGAAAAGTATATTGAAGG
Proteins encoded in this window:
- a CDS encoding DUF945 family protein; its protein translation is MKKVLTIGIPAVLVVAGLAGPKMTGSVMENNLDRTFERAAESGLLTFRKKRFEPGYFHSEGEWEIGPGPALQAAMSLAGKDGERLLSFKATIENGPLLLDDGLGFGIGKVTFEPIFDAKQQAELEKYIEG
- the ttcA gene encoding tRNA 2-thiocytidine(32) synthetase TtcA, whose amino-acid sequence is MQLAKKDRTEFNKLQKRLRRNVGKAIADFNMIEDGDRVMVCLSGGKDSYTMLDILLNLQQSAPVNFELFAVNLDQKQPGFPEHVLPEYLESRGVPYHIIEEDTYSVVQRVIPEGKTTCSLCSRLRRGILYGFAAEHGFNKIALGHHREDIIETLFLNMFYGGKLKAMPPKLRSDDGRHIVIRPLAYCAEKDIARFAEYKQFPIIPCNLCGSQDNLQRKFIKAMLAQWDKEQPGRIENIFKAIQNVAPSHLADRRLFDFGGLRPLEPVQGVEFVEVT